A genome region from Hevea brasiliensis isolate MT/VB/25A 57/8 chromosome 9, ASM3005281v1, whole genome shotgun sequence includes the following:
- the LOC110638930 gene encoding protein trichome birefringence-like 11 isoform X1 has product MTKSNSSSNTASPQHHQDTMTHLDFFKKFKRLNPLEPSLGIIGFFLVTLLFIGCFFYLDYRSVTRGLRYHGLSLLGLVTPSSSAELDTDNGRPGFLDKRGDGCDIFYGNWIWDDSYPLYQSKDCSFMDGGFRCLENGRPDSFYTKWRWQPNQCDLPRFDAKVMLEKLRNRRLVFVGDSIGRNQWQSLLCMLATAVPDNSSIYEVNGSPITKHKGFLAFMFKDYNCTVEYYRAPFLMYQGRPPAGAPKKVKMTLRVDKLDWTSPQWRDADVLIFNSGHWWNYEKTIRGGCYFQEGEEVKMEMSVETAYQRSLETLIDWIRSKINVSKTQVLFRTYAPVHFRGGDWKTGGSCHLEKLPDLGILPSSSDYHFKILFDELLKYSNESHVMNLVLLNVTNMSERRKDGHASVYYLEPGIGPAALHRQDCSHWCLPGVPDSWNELLYALFLKRESVHSQKLTESSQSPLSLV; this is encoded by the exons ATGACCAAGAGTAACAGTAGCAGCAACACCGCATCTCCACAACACCACCAGGACACAATGACCCACTTGGATTTCTTTAAGAAATTCAAACGCTTGAACCCGCTTGAGCCCTCTCTTGGCATTATTGGTTTCTTTCTGGTCACTCTCCTTTTCATTGGCTGCTTCTTCTACTTGGATTACCGGTCTGTCACTCGTGGCCTGCGGTACCATGGACTCTCTTTGCTGGGACTGGTTACTCCATCTTCTTCAGCAGAATTGGATACTGATAATGGACGGCCAGGATTTCTTGATAAGCGCGGTGATGGGTGTGATATTTTTTATGGGAACTGGATTTGGGACGATagttatccattgtatcagagtAAAGATTGCTCCTTTATGGATGGCGGGTTTAGGTGTTTAGAGAATGGAAGGCCTGATAGTTTCTACACCAAGTGGCGTTGGCAACCCAATCAATGTGACTTGCCGAG ATTTGATGCAAAGGTAATGCTAGAAAAGCTAAGGAACAGGCGGCTTGTGTTTGTTGGGGATTCAATTGGAAGAAACCAATGGCAGTCCCTCCTCTGTATGCTTGCCACTGCTGTTCCTGACAATTCTTCAATATACGAGGTGAATGGGAGcccaatcacaaagcataaagggTTTCTAGCGTTCATGTTCAAGGACTATAATTGCACTGTTGAATATTACAGAGCTCCATTTCTAATGTACCAGGGCCGGCCTCCAGCCGGAGCCCCAAAAAAGGTGAAGATGACTTTAAGAGTGGATAAATTGGATTGGACTTCCCCACAGTGGAGAGATGCAGATGTGTTGATTTTTAACTCTGGTCATTGGTGGAATTATGAGAAGACCATAAGAGG GGGTTGCTACTTCCAAGAGGGGGAGGAGGTAAAGATGGAGATGAGTGTTGAAACTGCATATCAAAGATCACTTGAAACTTTGATTGATTGGATACGTAGCAAAATAAATGTGAGCAAGACCCAAGTCCTCTTTCGAACCTATGCTCCTGTTCATTTCAG AGGTGGCGACTGGAAGACTGGTGGTAGCTGTCACTTGGAAAAGCTTCCAGACTTAGGCATATTGCCGAGTTCATCAGACTACCATTTCAAAATACTTTTTGATGAGTTATTAAAGTATTCAAATGAATCACATGTGATGAACTTAGTTTTATTGAATGTTACAAATATGTCTGAACGGAGAAAGGATGGCCATGCATCTGTCTACTATCTAGAGCCGGGCATTGGCCCAGCCGCTCTCCATCGCCAGGACTGCAGTCATTGGTGCTTGCCTGGTGTCCCTGATTCCTGGAATGAGCTTCTTTATGCACTTTTTCTCAAGCGGGAGTCTGTTCATTCACAAAAATTAACAGAATCTTCTCAATCTCCACTGTCATTGGTATAG
- the LOC110638930 gene encoding protein trichome birefringence-like 11 isoform X2, protein MTKSNSSSNTASPQHHQDTMTHLDFFKKFKRLNPLEPSLGIIGFFLVTLLFIGCFFYLDYRSVTRGLRYHGLSLLGLVTPSSSAELDTDNGRPGFLDKRGDGCDIFYGNWIWDDSYPLYQSKDCSFMDGGFRCLENGRPDSFYTKWRWQPNQCDLPRFDAKVMLEKLRNRRLVFVGDSIGRNQWQSLLCMLATAVPDNSSIYEGRPPAGAPKKVKMTLRVDKLDWTSPQWRDADVLIFNSGHWWNYEKTIRGGCYFQEGEEVKMEMSVETAYQRSLETLIDWIRSKINVSKTQVLFRTYAPVHFRGGDWKTGGSCHLEKLPDLGILPSSSDYHFKILFDELLKYSNESHVMNLVLLNVTNMSERRKDGHASVYYLEPGIGPAALHRQDCSHWCLPGVPDSWNELLYALFLKRESVHSQKLTESSQSPLSLV, encoded by the exons ATGACCAAGAGTAACAGTAGCAGCAACACCGCATCTCCACAACACCACCAGGACACAATGACCCACTTGGATTTCTTTAAGAAATTCAAACGCTTGAACCCGCTTGAGCCCTCTCTTGGCATTATTGGTTTCTTTCTGGTCACTCTCCTTTTCATTGGCTGCTTCTTCTACTTGGATTACCGGTCTGTCACTCGTGGCCTGCGGTACCATGGACTCTCTTTGCTGGGACTGGTTACTCCATCTTCTTCAGCAGAATTGGATACTGATAATGGACGGCCAGGATTTCTTGATAAGCGCGGTGATGGGTGTGATATTTTTTATGGGAACTGGATTTGGGACGATagttatccattgtatcagagtAAAGATTGCTCCTTTATGGATGGCGGGTTTAGGTGTTTAGAGAATGGAAGGCCTGATAGTTTCTACACCAAGTGGCGTTGGCAACCCAATCAATGTGACTTGCCGAG ATTTGATGCAAAGGTAATGCTAGAAAAGCTAAGGAACAGGCGGCTTGTGTTTGTTGGGGATTCAATTGGAAGAAACCAATGGCAGTCCCTCCTCTGTATGCTTGCCACTGCTGTTCCTGACAATTCTTCAATATACGAG GGCCGGCCTCCAGCCGGAGCCCCAAAAAAGGTGAAGATGACTTTAAGAGTGGATAAATTGGATTGGACTTCCCCACAGTGGAGAGATGCAGATGTGTTGATTTTTAACTCTGGTCATTGGTGGAATTATGAGAAGACCATAAGAGG GGGTTGCTACTTCCAAGAGGGGGAGGAGGTAAAGATGGAGATGAGTGTTGAAACTGCATATCAAAGATCACTTGAAACTTTGATTGATTGGATACGTAGCAAAATAAATGTGAGCAAGACCCAAGTCCTCTTTCGAACCTATGCTCCTGTTCATTTCAG AGGTGGCGACTGGAAGACTGGTGGTAGCTGTCACTTGGAAAAGCTTCCAGACTTAGGCATATTGCCGAGTTCATCAGACTACCATTTCAAAATACTTTTTGATGAGTTATTAAAGTATTCAAATGAATCACATGTGATGAACTTAGTTTTATTGAATGTTACAAATATGTCTGAACGGAGAAAGGATGGCCATGCATCTGTCTACTATCTAGAGCCGGGCATTGGCCCAGCCGCTCTCCATCGCCAGGACTGCAGTCATTGGTGCTTGCCTGGTGTCCCTGATTCCTGGAATGAGCTTCTTTATGCACTTTTTCTCAAGCGGGAGTCTGTTCATTCACAAAAATTAACAGAATCTTCTCAATCTCCACTGTCATTGGTATAG
- the LOC110638944 gene encoding aluminum-activated malate transporter 8-like — MGSTVIPIPDEEGISVVQQKKKSQFSLLPIISFLREKKNKHDMRKWIHSIKVGVALVLVSLLYFLDPLYKEVGDGNAMWAIMTVVVIFEFYAGATLGKGLNRGMGTILGGGLGCLTATLAQEVGGIGKSIIVGTSMLIFGGAATYCRLTPSIKIRYDYGAMIFILTFSLVAVSGLRIDKVIDIGRERLLMIVLGFVICLFTSLFIFPIWASDELHDSTISKFDALATSIQGCLEEYFRLDSEKESKPIASFSKCKAVLNSKSKDESLANFARWEPWHGKFGLSHPWEKYLKIGEELRELAATILSLKACLESPRVRLQTLRQSIKEPCEVVGSSLASTLRELGESIKKMRKCQAEILIVPKLKSVRIELSNVTSPSKLAQLENADGLAIASFVFSLIGMVEKLEELAKEVEELGELAHFHS; from the exons ATGGGCTCAACTGTGATACCTATTCCTGATGAAGAAGGGATTTCTGTCGTCCAACAGAAAAAGAAATCCCAGTTTTCTCTTTTACCCATTATTTCTTTTCttagagaaaagaaaaacaaGCATGACATGAGAAAATGGATTCACAGTATCAAGGTCGGAGTTGCTCTCGTCTTGGTTTCTCTTCTCTACTTCCTTGACCCTCTCTACAAGGAAGTTGGAGATGGTAATGCCATGTGGGCTATAATGACTGTTGTTGTAATCTTTGAGTTCTACGCAG GTGCTACACTTGGCAAGGGCTTAAATCGTGGAATGGGAACTATACTAGGTGGTGGATTGGGATGTTTAACAGCAACTTTAGCTCAAGAAGTTGGTGGGATTGGCAAGTCCATTATTGTTGGCACTTCTATGTTAATATTTG GTGGAGCAGCAACATATTGTAGATTGACTCCAAGCATTAAAATAAGATACGACTATGGAGCAATGATATTCATCCTTACCTTCAGTCTAGTAGCGGTATCTGGTCTGCGTATTGACAAGGTCATTGATATAGGGCGTGAAAGGCTGTTGATGATAGTTTTGGGTTTTGTCATCTGCCTTTTCACTAGCTTATTCATCTTTCCCATATGGGCTAGTGACGAGCTTCATGATTCTACCATCTCCAAATTCGATGCCCTTGCCACCTCTATTCAAG GATGCTTGGAGGAATATTTTAGACTTGACAGTGAAAAGGAAAGTAAGCCAATCGCCAGCTTCAGCAAATGCAAAGCGGTTCTCAACTCCAAGTCCAAGGATGAATCCTTGGCAAATTTTGCGAGATGGGAACCATGGCATGGTAAATTTGGGCTATCTCACCCTTGGGAGAAGTACCTAAAGATAGGAGAGGAACTTAGAGAATTAGCAGCTACCATTCTTTCACTTAAAGCTTGTCTTGAGTCCCCTAGAGTG cGCTTGCAAACTCTGAGACAATCGATCAAAGAACCATGTGAAGTGGTGGGGTCATCACTGGCATCGACTTTAAGGGAGCTTGGAGAAAGCATCAAGAAAATGAGAAAATGCCAGGCGGAAATACTAATAGTGCCAAAGTTGAAATCAGTGAGAATAGAGCTGAGTAACGTCACATCTCCTTCCAAGTTGGCACAACTAGAAAATGCTGATGGACTAGCAATAGCAAGCTTCGTGTTCTCTTTGATAGGCATGGTGGAGAAGCTGGAAGAATTGGCGAAGGAGGTAGAAGAACTTGGAGAACTTGCTCATTTCCATAGCTAA
- the LOC110638938 gene encoding antifungal protein ginkbilobin-like protein, whose amino-acid sequence MVLPPKLAKTIILAFIGFLMCTITVRSVPNTKVLTVLCNSGVYSKGDPFGISLSYVVEELEIVTPTSKNYDYYNISPYPNAFAYGHAACNRNLTTSDCTTCLGAAKTTMFSTCQSRIGARSVLYDCTIRYEQYPFTD is encoded by the coding sequence ATGGTTCTTCCTCCAAAACTGGCAAAAACAATCATATTAGCATTCATTGGCTTCTTGATGTGCACTATTACTGTTAGAAGCGTTCCCAATACAAAGGTGCTTACTGTTCTCTGCAACTCTGGAGTTTACTCAAAGGGTGATCCTTTTGGCATAAGCCTAAGCTATGTTGTTGAAGAACTAGAGATTGTGACCCCCACAAGCAAGAATTATGACTACTACAACATCTCTCCTTATCCAAATGCTTTCGCGTATGGCCATGCTGCTTGCAACCGAAATCTCACTACTTCAGACTGCACAACTTGTCTTGGTGCAGCTAAAACAACCATGTTTTCCACTTGTCAAAGCAGGATTGGAGCTCGTTCGGTGCTCTATGATTGTACAATTAGGTATGAGCAATATCCATTCACTGATTAA